One Chitinophaga varians DNA window includes the following coding sequences:
- a CDS encoding non-ribosomal peptide synthetase has protein sequence MNKRVIHTIVDHHALQYPEGIAIVDADESLLTYAGLKEKSDNCAFLLQHHNIGKNKVVAVFLPEGIGYITAILGVNKSGNIFMPLVPGYPVERLRYLLSTVKPEALLTNKEYLKEAWSLLSGTDAQGNCVVLDIDTVVPQMPLPDVDGEDSNYLIYTSGSTGDPKTIEGVHKSLSHFLHWEMTEFKLDRGVNTALLAPVSFDVSFRDIFIPLLCGGTLHIPERSVKADPSALLEWIGARQITMLHMVPSIFRLLIKVLDADPARRSLMSAVRNILLAGEPLFYRDVINWRAINGEGTNLVNLYGPSETTLAKIYHRIATTELNSEAEIVPLGFPLPNTIVLILNDDNQICQIGEIGEICIKTPFRSKGYYNDSALTAVKFCQNPLHKDFEDIIYRTGDLGKYGPERNILIVGRKDNQVKIRGNRVELAEVEKVIGSFPSVTQVIVIPHQSENGDIVLSAYYTAAREVDRNALREHISNFLPEYMHPSYYMHLDAFPLNINGKVNRNALPAPEDLLYEQLEFTPPSNKDEVFLCGIFSQVLGLQKVGVNNSFFELGGHSLNAVKVISRIYKETNRHVSLKFFLEHPTVRLLAEKMPGISVSAFEHIPLAETAALYPVSHSQKRLLVLDQVVNELTAYNMVTACFFSATLDVGAFKQAFDGVIARHEVFRTRFVFTEGTFWQCITAEQAVLMVDLENKGNLSPDQCLAHEHHHSFNLYQDVLVRARLIRQQDGRYFFVLNIHHILSDGWSMNVFTKELLALYNAYRKKLPDTLPPMKIQYKDYAVWQLARLAAGELDMHKAYWHGVMQPAPSALLLPVDMERTGIPGFEGEVHTAYIRQERANALRKIAMDNKMGLFPVLLSLIKVLLYVKSGSNDIAVGVPVAGRNHPDLEDQIGFYLNNVLLRTSIKRDISFSILLKQVHDNVIQALDHQDYPFDKLVEELSGALDQSVHTPFYSVLVVMNNDGLNISNENLASFRNELGLELYDVPAKVSKLDLTFFIMEEQEHIRIDLEYNAKLFKPATIKQYAEELDSLAQQVIENPLITLSDLSWTLSAGKKNAALESKINLISEDF, from the coding sequence ATGAACAAGAGAGTCATCCATACTATTGTGGACCACCATGCCCTGCAGTACCCCGAAGGTATTGCGATTGTGGACGCAGACGAATCGTTGCTGACTTATGCGGGGTTGAAAGAGAAGAGCGACAACTGCGCCTTCCTGTTACAACATCACAACATCGGGAAAAATAAAGTGGTTGCCGTTTTCCTCCCCGAAGGAATAGGATACATCACGGCTATCCTGGGCGTTAACAAGAGTGGAAATATATTTATGCCGCTCGTCCCCGGATATCCGGTGGAGCGCCTCCGGTATTTGCTGTCCACTGTGAAGCCGGAAGCACTTTTAACAAACAAAGAATATCTGAAGGAAGCCTGGTCATTGTTATCTGGAACAGATGCCCAGGGAAACTGCGTGGTACTGGATATAGATACGGTAGTTCCGCAAATGCCGTTACCGGATGTAGATGGTGAAGATAGTAATTACCTGATATACACCTCCGGGTCTACCGGCGATCCCAAGACCATTGAGGGAGTGCACAAAAGCCTGAGTCATTTTCTGCACTGGGAAATGACGGAATTCAAATTGGACCGGGGAGTAAACACAGCACTACTGGCCCCTGTCTCTTTTGACGTAAGTTTCCGCGATATTTTTATTCCTCTCTTGTGTGGCGGTACATTACATATCCCGGAAAGGTCTGTTAAGGCCGATCCATCCGCCCTCCTGGAATGGATAGGAGCACGTCAGATTACAATGCTGCATATGGTGCCGTCTATATTCCGGCTCCTTATAAAAGTATTGGATGCCGACCCTGCCAGGCGCAGCCTGATGAGCGCTGTCCGAAATATATTGTTAGCCGGTGAACCATTGTTTTATCGTGATGTGATAAACTGGCGTGCCATTAACGGAGAGGGAACGAACCTGGTTAACCTTTATGGCCCTTCGGAGACAACACTAGCCAAAATATATCATCGGATTGCAACAACAGAACTTAATAGCGAAGCAGAGATCGTACCGCTGGGTTTTCCCCTTCCCAATACCATTGTGCTGATCCTGAATGACGACAATCAGATTTGCCAGATCGGCGAGATTGGGGAAATATGTATAAAAACCCCCTTTAGAAGCAAAGGCTACTATAATGATAGCGCGCTTACTGCGGTGAAATTCTGCCAGAACCCATTGCACAAAGACTTTGAAGACATTATCTATCGAACGGGCGATCTGGGGAAATATGGGCCGGAAAGAAATATCCTCATAGTAGGAAGAAAAGACAACCAGGTGAAAATACGGGGTAACAGGGTAGAGCTGGCAGAAGTGGAGAAAGTTATCGGCAGCTTCCCATCTGTTACACAGGTGATAGTTATCCCTCATCAGAGCGAAAACGGTGACATTGTCCTGAGCGCTTATTATACAGCTGCCCGGGAAGTGGACAGAAATGCACTGAGAGAACATATCAGCAATTTTCTTCCGGAGTATATGCACCCTTCTTATTATATGCACCTGGATGCTTTCCCGCTCAATATCAATGGTAAGGTGAACAGGAATGCACTGCCGGCACCGGAAGATTTATTGTATGAACAGCTTGAATTTACACCACCATCGAACAAAGACGAGGTCTTTTTGTGCGGTATTTTCTCCCAGGTACTTGGGCTGCAGAAAGTTGGTGTCAATAATTCTTTCTTTGAGCTGGGTGGCCATAGCCTGAATGCGGTGAAAGTTATATCAAGAATTTATAAGGAAACGAACCGGCATGTATCCCTGAAATTCTTTCTTGAACATCCTACTGTACGATTACTGGCGGAGAAGATGCCGGGTATCAGCGTCTCTGCGTTTGAACATATCCCTCTGGCGGAAACAGCTGCATTGTATCCGGTCTCGCATTCCCAGAAACGACTGCTGGTACTGGACCAGGTGGTGAATGAACTCACCGCCTATAACATGGTGACTGCCTGTTTTTTTTCCGCCACGCTGGATGTAGGTGCTTTCAAACAGGCATTTGATGGCGTCATCGCAAGGCATGAAGTCTTCCGGACACGTTTTGTGTTCACTGAAGGGACTTTCTGGCAGTGTATAACAGCAGAGCAGGCGGTACTGATGGTGGATTTGGAAAATAAGGGCAACTTGTCACCGGACCAATGCCTGGCCCATGAGCACCATCATTCTTTTAACCTCTACCAGGATGTCCTTGTCCGGGCGCGGCTGATCAGGCAACAGGATGGCAGGTATTTCTTTGTACTGAATATCCATCATATACTGTCTGATGGATGGTCAATGAATGTGTTTACAAAGGAATTGCTGGCTTTATATAATGCTTACAGAAAAAAGCTTCCGGACACATTGCCACCAATGAAAATACAGTATAAGGATTATGCTGTATGGCAACTGGCGCGGCTGGCAGCCGGGGAGCTGGATATGCATAAGGCATATTGGCATGGTGTTATGCAGCCGGCTCCTTCAGCTCTTTTGTTGCCGGTGGACATGGAAAGGACAGGCATACCGGGGTTTGAAGGGGAAGTACATACCGCATATATCCGTCAGGAACGGGCGAACGCATTGAGAAAAATTGCGATGGACAATAAGATGGGACTGTTCCCGGTATTGTTGTCCCTGATAAAGGTACTGTTGTATGTCAAAAGCGGAAGCAATGACATTGCTGTCGGCGTGCCGGTGGCCGGCAGAAACCATCCCGACCTGGAAGATCAGATCGGGTTTTACCTGAACAATGTGCTCCTCCGTACCAGCATAAAGAGAGACATTTCTTTTTCAATATTGTTAAAACAGGTTCACGACAACGTAATACAGGCGCTGGACCATCAGGATTATCCCTTTGATAAGCTGGTAGAGGAACTTTCAGGAGCACTGGACCAGTCCGTCCACACGCCGTTTTATAGTGTACTCGTAGTCATGAACAACGATGGGCTTAATATCAGCAATGAAAACCTGGCGTCCTTCCGGAATGAACTGGGACTGGAATTGTATGATGTGCCGGCTAAGGTCAGTAAGCTGGACCTTACTTTTTTTATAATGGAGGAGCAGGAACATATCAGGATAGACCTGGAATACAATGCGAAGCTGTTTAAGCCGGCTACCATCAAACAATATGCAGAAGAACTGGATAGCCTGGCGCAACAGGTAATTGAGAATCCGCTTATCACATTAAGTGATCTGAGCTGGACGCTGTCTGCCGGGAAAAAAAACGCAGCATTGGAAAGTAAGATCAATCTCATTTCAGAAGATTTTTAA